In Arthrobacter citreus, a single genomic region encodes these proteins:
- a CDS encoding LysR family transcriptional regulator, translating to MNIERLNYIYEVSKTGSISIAARNQHVTQSTISQAITNIEKELGVTLFTRSKHGTILTFEGKKLMIQVKELLDKADELRKNAHHFHEELSGVLRIAAIPGFMTIILRVFANFRKEHPKVQLNIAEKNSKEILEAVNYNKLDIGLINFFDNFSQKINNIPFELLYNSHVRICVSKNSRLAMKESIKITDLENEAIVLYEDDFILSFTKNLMEKFDLKLLFVTNNVDAIRAAVKEEIAITLVTDNSIIDEMTILNGEIISIPIENIASSYVPFGLVRSNNKKAALITDKFTDYLKKELHSFEQTFQFN from the coding sequence GAACTATATCTATGAAGTTTCGAAAACAGGGTCCATTTCGATCGCAGCACGAAACCAACATGTTACACAATCTACAATCAGTCAAGCAATTACTAACATTGAGAAAGAATTAGGGGTTACTCTCTTTACTCGATCGAAACATGGTACAATACTTACATTTGAAGGAAAAAAATTAATGATACAAGTTAAAGAACTTTTGGATAAGGCTGATGAGTTGAGGAAAAATGCACATCATTTCCATGAAGAACTGAGTGGTGTCTTGCGAATCGCTGCAATACCAGGGTTCATGACGATTATATTAAGAGTTTTTGCTAATTTTAGAAAAGAGCATCCTAAGGTTCAATTAAATATTGCAGAAAAAAACTCGAAAGAAATTCTAGAAGCAGTCAATTACAACAAACTTGATATCGGACTTATTAATTTCTTCGACAATTTCTCGCAGAAAATAAATAACATTCCCTTTGAATTACTATACAATAGTCACGTACGAATTTGCGTCAGTAAAAACTCACGTTTGGCAATGAAAGAATCGATTAAGATTACAGATTTAGAAAATGAAGCAATTGTCTTGTATGAAGATGATTTCATTCTTTCATTTACAAAGAATTTAATGGAGAAATTCGACTTAAAACTTTTATTTGTAACAAATAATGTAGATGCAATTCGAGCTGCCGTTAAGGAGGAAATTGCTATTACACTTGTAACGGATAACTCGATTATCGATGAAATGACGATATTAAACGGTGAAATTATTTCCATACCAATTGAAAATATTGCTTCTTCTTATGTCCCTTTTGGACTAGTTCGGTCCAATAATAAAAAAGCCGCTTTGATCACTGATAAATTTACTGATTACTTAAAAAAAGAATTGCATTCGTTTGAACAAACATTTCAGTTCAATTAA
- a CDS encoding flavin monoamine oxidase family protein codes for MDQMIYIIQNGLQKTNSPKHVTVIGAGISGLVAASLLKEAGHKVTIIEANNRIGGRIYTKREPFINNQYIDLGAMRIPSFHYLVIEYIKKFNLHVNEFINSTPNDLIYINNVLTNEKNYGTNPDQLNYNVSPSEKGKTASELLLLAVSPVIDYINQNPEKNWEKVVQMYDQYSMYQFLRYNPVGVSLSAEAINMIETMVGLEGFSELAFTAILREVLVLLTKDLKLYEITGGTDHLINGFLPQLKDDIITNQRVKKIIQQESNVTIYTENQILNTEHQLTSDFVISTVPYTLLNFIDLLPYESVSYEKRNVIRKIHYANSTKIGLQFKTRFWEKYGLNGGKLTTDLPIKFAYFPSHGQGSADDTGIMLASYTWEDDSSIWDNMTQAERIKIALNNLSFIFGDQVFSDFLIGYSHNWSEFPYAGGAFVMYKPDQIKEFGQFIGTPEGRIHFAGSHSSTTPGWIQGAIEAGVRTAYEVNNR; via the coding sequence ATGGATCAAATGATTTACATAATTCAAAATGGATTACAAAAAACGAATTCCCCGAAACATGTCACCGTAATTGGTGCAGGAATTTCCGGTTTAGTTGCTGCTTCACTTTTAAAAGAAGCCGGGCATAAGGTTACTATTATTGAGGCAAATAACAGAATCGGGGGGAGGATATACACAAAAAGGGAACCTTTTATAAATAATCAATATATAGATCTTGGGGCAATGCGTATACCTTCATTCCATTATTTAGTAATTGAGTATATAAAAAAATTTAATTTGCATGTAAATGAATTTATAAATAGTACACCTAATGATTTGATTTACATCAATAATGTATTAACAAATGAAAAAAATTATGGAACAAATCCAGACCAGTTAAATTATAATGTTAGCCCTAGTGAAAAAGGAAAAACGGCATCAGAATTACTATTATTAGCAGTTAGTCCAGTCATTGATTATATAAACCAAAATCCTGAGAAGAATTGGGAAAAAGTTGTTCAAATGTATGATCAGTATTCAATGTATCAATTTTTAAGATATAACCCTGTTGGTGTATCCTTATCAGCTGAAGCAATCAATATGATAGAAACAATGGTTGGATTGGAAGGATTTTCTGAACTTGCATTTACTGCAATATTAAGAGAAGTTTTAGTACTCCTAACTAAGGATCTAAAACTTTATGAAATTACAGGGGGAACGGATCATCTTATTAATGGATTTTTACCACAACTTAAAGACGATATTATTACAAATCAAAGAGTGAAAAAAATTATACAACAAGAATCGAACGTAACGATTTATACAGAAAATCAAATACTTAATACTGAACATCAACTTACAAGTGATTTTGTAATTTCTACAGTTCCTTATACTTTATTGAATTTCATAGATTTACTACCTTATGAGTCTGTTTCATATGAAAAGAGAAATGTTATAAGAAAGATCCATTATGCAAATTCAACCAAAATAGGTCTTCAATTTAAAACGAGATTTTGGGAAAAATATGGATTAAATGGTGGTAAATTAACAACAGATTTACCAATCAAGTTTGCCTATTTTCCTAGTCATGGTCAAGGGTCGGCGGATGATACTGGGATTATGCTAGCTAGTTATACATGGGAAGATGATTCTAGTATTTGGGATAATATGACACAGGCAGAACGGATAAAAATTGCTTTGAATAATCTCTCATTTATATTTGGAGATCAAGTGTTTTCAGATTTTTTAATAGGATACTCGCATAATTGGTCAGAATTTCCTTATGCTGGAGGAGCTTTTGTCATGTATAAACCCGACCAAATTAAAGAGTTTGGTCAGTTTATTGGTACACCAGAAGGAAGAATTCATTTCGCAGGATCACATTCGTCAACGACACCAGGATGGATTCAAGGTGCAATTGAAGCAGGAGTTAGAACAGCGTATGAAGTTAATAATAGATAG
- a CDS encoding glutathione peroxidase: MNVYEFNVKTASGEKKSMGDFRGKVLLIVNTATKCGLAPQFNELQQLHETYQNDGLVVLGFPCNQFKNQEPVNDGDMAQTCQLNFGVTFPLLGKIDVNGMDADPLYKYLKQEAPGFLGSRIKWNFTKFLVDAKGHVVKRFSPATKPLKIEMQIKKLLKK, translated from the coding sequence ATGAACGTATACGAATTCAACGTAAAAACGGCTAGTGGTGAAAAAAAGTCAATGGGAGATTTTCGTGGCAAAGTACTTCTGATTGTCAATACGGCAACCAAATGCGGCTTGGCTCCTCAGTTTAATGAGTTACAGCAATTGCATGAGACTTATCAGAATGATGGGCTAGTTGTTCTGGGCTTCCCATGTAATCAGTTTAAGAATCAAGAGCCGGTAAATGACGGTGACATGGCACAGACTTGCCAGCTTAACTTCGGAGTAACATTTCCTCTTCTTGGAAAAATTGATGTAAATGGGATGGATGCTGACCCACTATACAAGTATTTGAAGCAAGAAGCGCCGGGATTTCTAGGTTCACGCATTAAGTGGAACTTCACAAAATTTCTAGTTGATGCAAAAGGGCATGTCGTGAAGCGCTTTTCACCTGCGACCAAACCTCTAAAGATTGAAATGCAAATTAAAAAGTTACTAAAAAAGTAA
- a CDS encoding terminase small subunit codes for MRLTDKQDLFCKYYALGMSGAEAVRQAGYEHKAPWVTAYDLLKKQHIKDTIEQYKEMGVVYDTIITENEVLQLLSKIARGEVKDKVMSPTGQVVTKEPDTNTRLKAMQELLKRWPDALKASQIQRNQIEANKQNPGTKIAIVMDNIKDLLIESGDDE; via the coding sequence ATGCGTTTAACTGATAAACAGGATTTATTTTGTAAGTATTACGCCTTGGGAATGTCTGGTGCTGAAGCTGTACGCCAGGCTGGATATGAACATAAAGCTCCGTGGGTAACGGCATACGATCTATTGAAGAAGCAACACATCAAGGACACCATAGAACAGTACAAGGAAATGGGTGTAGTATATGACACTATCATTACAGAAAATGAAGTATTGCAGCTATTAAGCAAGATTGCACGTGGTGAAGTGAAAGATAAGGTCATGTCACCTACAGGCCAAGTAGTTACTAAAGAACCAGATACAAACACCAGATTAAAAGCTATGCAGGAACTACTTAAACGCTGGCCAGATGCCCTTAAAGCTAGTCAGATACAACGTAACCAAATTGAAGCGAATAAGCAGAATCCAGGTACAAAGATTGCCATTGTTATGGATAATATCAAAGACTTGTTAATCGAAAGTGGTGATGATGAATGA
- a CDS encoding PBSX family phage terminase large subunit: MKNIWMAGGRSSGKTNAACLKILLAMLSPVDPVLGPANCFVFQKNFAHIRKQSFSEMQRTISRCGFDTLFKISYSPLMITRVDTGSSIFFMGAETVQKVKGTAPAVGYVHTIWLEEADQFESMDEILVIRSTLSRFNPNDLTMILTNNPPKGWFSWANTEYERVKMEDPTWLTHFSTYLNLKKSWLSESQLEAIEHTKKANPSYFHWAYLGEITESGSAVFDMNFIKTTDESIFRKYEITMIELSCDPGFAGSACVVTAIAYLIPTGMNNPYRMTMQPGLRRYEPPINVLLDVYYFDPKVESIHPTSIFFADQFEKFANKLEKKYRARVNYTMTIDPAAADIRFHLNNFTKFSTILPNKSDKLKLIEATKSYLAQEQFYVLDIPQNKIFMQQMSAYSWKESEGQFSDIPKVNKVFDDVCDAFIYWVNTAERQHSIISNYQNYSIAKNSGNLL; the protein is encoded by the coding sequence ATGAAGAATATATGGATGGCTGGCGGTCGTTCATCTGGTAAAACGAATGCAGCTTGCTTAAAGATACTATTGGCCATGTTATCCCCAGTAGACCCTGTTTTAGGACCAGCGAATTGCTTTGTATTCCAAAAGAATTTCGCACACATACGAAAGCAGTCATTTTCAGAAATGCAGCGTACAATTTCCAGATGTGGCTTCGATACACTATTTAAAATCAGTTATAGTCCGTTAATGATTACCCGTGTCGATACAGGCAGCAGCATCTTCTTCATGGGTGCCGAAACAGTACAAAAGGTTAAAGGTACAGCCCCGGCGGTTGGCTATGTACACACAATATGGCTGGAAGAAGCGGATCAATTTGAAAGTATGGATGAAATTCTGGTCATCCGTTCAACACTATCACGTTTCAATCCTAACGACCTAACGATGATACTAACAAATAACCCGCCAAAAGGCTGGTTTTCATGGGCAAATACCGAATATGAACGTGTAAAGATGGAAGACCCAACATGGCTTACCCACTTCAGTACCTACTTAAATTTAAAGAAAAGTTGGTTATCTGAATCACAACTGGAAGCGATCGAACACACGAAGAAGGCAAATCCATCTTATTTCCATTGGGCTTATCTTGGGGAAATTACAGAATCGGGTAGTGCCGTTTTTGATATGAATTTTATTAAAACAACAGATGAATCCATATTTAGAAAATATGAAATTACGATGATTGAACTAAGTTGCGACCCTGGATTTGCTGGTTCAGCCTGCGTAGTTACAGCCATTGCTTATCTAATCCCTACCGGCATGAACAATCCTTACAGAATGACAATGCAACCTGGTTTAAGACGATATGAACCACCTATTAACGTACTATTAGATGTTTATTACTTTGATCCTAAAGTAGAAAGTATCCATCCCACTTCTATATTCTTTGCAGATCAATTTGAAAAGTTTGCAAATAAATTAGAAAAAAAATACCGTGCTAGAGTGAATTATACAATGACGATTGATCCCGCAGCAGCTGACATTAGGTTTCACTTAAATAATTTTACAAAATTTAGTACCATCTTACCGAATAAAAGTGATAAGTTAAAATTAATTGAAGCAACTAAATCTTACTTAGCCCAGGAACAGTTTTACGTATTGGATATTCCACAAAATAAAATTTTCATGCAGCAAATGTCCGCTTACAGTTGGAAAGAATCTGAAGGTCAATTTAGTGACATTCCTAAAGTCAACAAGGTATTTGACGACGTGTGTGATGCTTTTATTTATTGGGTAAATACAGCTGAGCGACAACATTCAATCATTTCAAATTATCAGAATTATTCAATAGCTAAGAATAGTGGAAATCTGTTATAA